TCAGGCAATTCGAACAACGTCACAAATTGATTTTCAACGCTTGCAATTTCTCTCGTTGAAAAAAACCTGCACGGAATTGCCAATTGTAAtaaattctttaaataaaaatcacgaatgtttttttttaccaagtTTGAAACAGTCGGTTAGCATCGATGTGCTCGCCACAACGACTCAGTACCTTGTAATCTCCACCTGGGCTCTATCCACGTGAGTTTATATTGGACTACaatgttttcccttttgtgtTACCCACCCTCATATAACGAAAGAGAGGGTGCTGATGATGTAGTGCGGGTAGCATGATTATCAGGAAAGACACACGGGTTCAATTAAACAATGCGACATCCCCCCCCTTGCTCTCCTCCTATACATCGTTCGTGCGTTCTTATTTTTgtacttgtttcttttttaactatAGAAAAGGGGGAATAGGGGTATATAAGAACATCACGAAGCGGACACAATGATACATCGAATGAATGTAGGgagactcattttttttcccctacccCTGATGGATTTGCTTGTAAGGGACTCGCATCCGTCAGCGGGACACATGTggtgcatgttttttttgaaCAACGCCCCacaatagttttgaaaaaaaaaaggcaagtgTTTTGCTCTGTAAGTcaattgtgtttgtttttattcttgaaTAAATTCATTGTTGGCCACCAAACTCTCGAAATGCATTTATGGAACGAGGGAGGTTGTGTAGAGGCGGGGTCCGGAAGGAAATATGTGAGAAGAGCAATCAAAAGCGCTGACGAAGGATGTCGTCTGCGGTTCTTGAACAACAGCGAACGTCACGCAATTAGAATAATCATCTAGGGGTATGCTATATATAGTACCACGCGCATTCGTTAATTTAAATTGGCTCCTGGGCGTATTGTATATGGATAGTGGTTGTAAAATAATAATCGAATAATGTAGACAAGTACGTCTATCGCACGCCTTCTTCGTTTTATGTGAAGCTTTGTTTTAAACCTCGAGccattattcattttattattaaagcCGAGATAAACGTGAAAAATGAATCAGATCTAGAACTTCTCTGTGGTCTCTTCAAACGttgtgaaaaataaagatttcaaagaataaaaaaaaaaaaaaaattcgtgatgATTTGAGAAGGAACGATCTGTGCGGGTTGAAGGCCAAAATATCGGAGGGGACGTGCCCGCAATTCTCCCCAACGCCCCAATCATATTTCCTcctctgtttttatttgtcgCAGCGGCGTTATTGTCGGCAATAAATCTTACATTTACTCTTTGTTCTCTATGTGTCTGTGTGATATAGAGGTCGACAGTTACAATTATagacttttctcttttaatttgGCACGTcacaataaaaatgagaaatacattttgtttttattgttttggctGATGTATTTTCCGCTTAACGTGTAGCAACAAAATCCTGAAACAATTAAAGTCTACCAGTAAATCACATGACGGAccaaaataaacgaaaaaaaaaatgtgtgtgttgtttttttttattatgttgcAATATGATGAGATGTGGTATTGTATAGCTAATGTATAACCGTCCAAGTCCGTTTCTATATTTATACATGTTCAAATAACATCGAATGACCAAACATCACGACATGTGCTGTCGCAGAACTGCAATGCACGCGCAGGTGTATTACACGCGGCTATAGATATTATTACCATATAAGCTATAAGAAATGACGTCACACCATCACATGTCAATGTTTGAAACCGGATATATACGCAATAGATATTCCAAGAGCGTAACATAATGAAATAAAAGCGGAAAATGGGCAAATTTTTCGCATCGTTTCCCGGAGgcaattaatttcatttctagaaataattaaatatCGAAGGTATAAAGTCACGATCCTTGTGTGTTGCGTCTAGACACGTATAatcttcacacacacaaaaaaaatgaaatggggGCAGTGAGTATTCCGTCATGCAACTGTCAAGAAGTCGAAGCATTTTCGGGTACGTCTCGTGAGTCACGAAGAAATGCCTCCTATTGTTCATACTGGAACTATATATCTAATGAGAAACTCCATGCTATTATACAACTCATCGTTCTAGACGATTCTGTGCACACGCCTTGCCCTTTCGTGTTTGatatatctttttctttccactcTTACACGGGAATAAAAGAAcatgttagaaaaaaaaggggaagtaAGTTATTAAGATATCAAATCTTCCGCCCTGTGAAACTTTATTTCCATATAATAGTCCTATAGCATATTTAAGCACGAAGAATAATGAAGTTTTATAGCGTTTAAACGGGTACTGCCTGATTCATTTTCCCAAAGTCGAGTTCCGCACAGGAAGTTGTGAGCGGATTCTGCTGTATTCCCTTTGTTCATTCATTACGCATCCAGCTCACGAGCTTTAGcgtgaaacattttcaaatcagACTGACGTTCCACGCACGATCTTTCTCTCCCCCGCCTTTtatcttttgtgtgtgtccatCCTTTGTAACATTTTGATGTAGACGCCAGGAGTGCCACATAGCATCACAGACTTGCGTGTTGGAGAATCCCACTCACTGCCTACAGACATGCATTTCGTTTCTATATCCTTCCGTTTCCAATTGAATTGTTTCCTCTTCTTACTACTCTGTCTTGTTtcgtgattcttttttttttttttgtgtttcacgTTCTCCATGCACTCGGTTTGTACTTTTTGATTCCTCCGTCCCTTTTCCATCATCGTTTCCGAACTTGTTCTCCTTCCGGCTTTTCCTCTGTATGTATGTATGAACAAAAGAATATGAAAACCGATGACAAAGGCTGTGTCTCTCTCTGTTGTGCATTTACCCCGGGATATTTGGACACACATCTTCTGACGGCATGGGTTTATATTCGATGGCGTttgaccttttctttttgtttgccaAATAGAGATCTAcgtctattctttttttgtgcctttAATACATCTGAATTTTGATACTAAAATTAGAGTACCATGAACGGAAGATGTTGCACCCCTCAGGCAACGATTGAAATAATATgcaaaacagttaaaagaatttttccagACGGTAGATGTGCACAACATTTCCGATCGGCAGAAAGAGGAAATCCAATGGGATCCGCTCCATCTGCTATCATCACTATCATTTTCTCGACTAACGCTAAAGTTTTCGAAAATATAGTCGTCGGACGCGAACATTTCGCCAAGTCTAACCAATCATTCCGGTTGTCGGCCGCATTCCCATGAGAATGCCCTGCGTCGTTTTCGAATACGAAATGAAAGCGACATCGAGTGAGATCTAATACCAGCTATACAGTAATACCTAAGGCGATTTGGATGTGACGAATCATCCCAGGCGTAACGTGGAACATTTCCCAGTCTGCTATTCAGCAAAGATTTCCATATTCAGTTTTCCGCTAATCGTTCaacacataatttttttttttagagcccCGCCTGATTTTTAAACTTTTGTGTTAGTTGAGACGAGCCGCTTTTTATCCGACCCTCTTTTCGCTACACGTCACGATCGATTTtctggtttttattttcttctttttaaccaAATGGATATGGAGACACGCTTCGTGACAGTCGACTGTACATCCTGTCCCCTTGCGGTACTGTCAATCTCTCTCCTTATTCGTTTCCGCATCACCAActtcttattcttttcttccattgcCAGACAATCTTTTAACCGACAATATCTGTAATCCTGACGTGTATGTCTGTGAAAAGCCGACGGCCATCACTCAGCAATTTCACCATAAAAAAACctaaacacaaacaaaattcaatatttaaaTCTGTGTAGAGAAGggcaatataattttttttctttattaagtACATTGTGCTGACTGAAGAGCCGATTcaattttaaacaaacaatgatGTGTTGTAAGCATTTCTTAAAGTACCGGTTCAATAGTTTTCTTTCCATATCTTTTCCATTTGGTATTTACAAATCAAAGGGCATTCGGTTCTAAACAGCAACGAGTAGCAAGGGTCGATTATTTAATGTTGTAGTTTTGGTCGCTATGGAAACATCTCGCAAGGCCCTACATCACCAACAGTCCTCTTCCCAGCAGCTGGCCTTTACAAAGAGCAGTACAATAGTTATCCCACTCTAAAACATTCaatctttccttcttttaagGATACATGGAGGGCAACGGCCCTGCCCTATTtcgataggaaaaaaaaaggatatctTATTGGCAAATGTTTTCCGGCAGATGGCGTCGATTATAGATGATACATGTACTCGTACAATCAAAGATCCTTTAATCGTTCAACCCGCATCAAAAACAATCGCAATCAGTCTTTTAAAGGGAAGCGTTTCATTCAAGCGTGTCACGTCAAAGAAACGGAGACaaatcaacaaaataaaattctcgAGACTCTTTTTGATCCTGGCAGTTAGAAATCGCGTCTGTGTATGGGACGTAATCGAATCGCACCCGTAATTTCGTTCAGCGCGCTAACGAAAAGCGTCGACACGTCGCGTGAAAGTTTGTCCTGACGAGATTTTCAAACATCTCGTGAAGAAATCGTCAACGTTgcacaatctttttttttcatatgcGAGTCTCTTCGCTTTGATATCATTctcatataaaaaaaggaaaaagaaagggactGACCCTGATGCCGCTATGGCCGGCCCCGTTCGGTACACATATCCATTTCGACAGTGGGAATAAGAAAACGGGACGTGCTTTCTTGTCCAAATCGCATCCACCAGTCTGGAATGATTGAACgctagccaaaaaaaaagaaaaggatcttCCTTGACTGCGTACAATTTTTTAGACGAGAGGGAAACTGACGTTCTTGTGAACTGCCGAAAAGGTCAGGAGATTCTTGATCGCGCTGACGAGACACGCATTTCTCAATAATGCATTCGGGAGCAGGTTTATAGGTCTTTCCTGTTGTCATGGAGACGTGCCAAAgctgcacacacacaatcagagaaaaattaaaacaaaagagggcGATTTCGTCATCCGCAACTCAGTGTAGTGTGATTTGTGTATTGATGACCAcgagaaatttaaaaatgaagaagcacAAACCAAGCAAGTGCCATTCTtctacaatatcaataatcATACCATTTTTTTGAATCGCTATTTTACTTTCCCTTTCATTCctgtgggttttttttgtttacggTTGAGATCGGTTCCCTTTGGTGTTTTGGTCACGTCTTATCATAAGGTAAAAAGGTTAAACAATATCGCATACACGCTAATCTAATTGGGGAATAGGAATTACAACACGGCGTCAcacaacgaaatgaaaaattttgcaCTTGGTATATCGATTGAATTTCAAACGTGTTGGTTgaaggattttttaaaaaactagtcattaatcaaaagaaatttgcgTTTACAATGCCGTAGGTTGTTTTCGGTAGGGACCTTCTCACTGGCAATGCCAAACTGTTATATAATTAacctttgttttccttatACCTTTTTATAATATCTATATGAAGTCTGCATACCCGATATTGTTCgagatcaaaaaaaaaaaataataataataaaaccaATACATTCACATCAACGTTTTTAAATGCCTCCTAAACATTAGGGCGGATGGACGACCAGGATAAAACGTCGACGTTAGAAATATAAATCAAAAAGCACCAAACCAAATCAAAGTGTAGAAATACATCAAAATGTCCAGTGAACTCGGTGAGACTGTTGTTGACAGATTACCTGATTACCGCCAAGGACCCCGTCGATATAAGGcagcgtcctttttttttacgtttccaTGTCAGGgttaaagaaagggaaaagacAAAGTCAGTTAGTGAAACAAGTAAAACAAACGTTCTacatttctgttttctcttaGGGCTCTATGTCAGATAACGGCACTCACATGCAGCAGAAAGGGAAAGTTCTAGATCTCAAACACAAGGAAGAGAGCTTTTAAGAGCGTAAGTAACGCAATTACCTTCGTCATCAAAAGTTGCCAACGAGAGCCGATGAAGCTTGTTGGTCAGACAAGAGTCGAGTAACTCGGTTTGCGAAGGGTTGGTTAGCGGAGCCATCACATCTAGTAGCGCAATCAGAATGGCCAgcagcaaaaataaaacacgtcCGATATAAAATCAATTAAGGATTATTAGATGAAAAGTCATATTAGATTTAAACGTGTTTCATCTTTGATGAAAAGCAACATGCTCGAGCAAATCTAATCAGGCAGAATCTCACCGTCTAAATCCTGTTCTCCATGGATACCTCCGTCGATTTCATCGGTGGTGGCGTTTGCAGCGGCGGTCGAGTTTCTTCTTTGCCTGTTGGTGTAATAGGCTATTAACGCGTTCACCATGACAGCCTGtgagaataaaaagaaggaaagaaaaatgctatttatttctttgcaATTCTTGGTTGCcaagaaaacacaattttttttatattttaaaaaagaaacctgtTTAGAAAATATCTGAATGACGCAGGTGTCATTGCCATCGCGAGGACTTGACGGGGGAGAGGCGAACTGGAGAAAAATGCATGGGAAGCAATCGGGGTCGTCGAGGCGGTAGGGGAACGCGCAATCCCAAATGAATTCGCCATACTTCAAACCGAGAAGAACAGTCTTTTTGGCCGACAGAAaattaaaccaaaataaaGTGTGACCATCACGTCAGGTTTCCACACATCACAGTATTTCAAATGTGATATACCCCTTCGTGCTGCTGAATCAGATACACTCCCACCGAACTGACAGCCACTTGAATTTCGAGGTCGCCAGCAGTGAACCATGAAGACAGGTGAGAGGTACGGCGCTCTTCGATTTGGCCGCAGAAAAATGCAGCTCTAATGAAGTAAACACACAATAAATGGATAAGCAACTCAAAGTGAAACGGCGGTATAATACCCGTAGTAGGGTCTAGCCCAACAGCGTTTCAAGTAATTCAACATCAATCTCTGACTAGGAATGTTGTTAGGAAGTTTTTTGAGCTGTTCGACTATCAGGGATTCGGGAGCAGTTTTGTCTGGGCGTTGTAACTTTGATAATGGCCAAACCAATGACCAGGGAGTTGATTTGACACATGCGTAGGAGGGGAGATAATCCCGCAATCGACTCctaaggtaaaaaataaatttatgtAATGATAtgtcaaaattttgaaatgcaaGGAATGATTGGGGATAAGTACCTGAAGAACATTGGTGTGTGCTgttgagaaataaaatttcccaAGTTAACTCTCGCCACGAAACTACCGAGGAGGAAAGTTTCCGGGAGATCACATGGATAACGCCCAATTAGAACATTATTTTTGGCTTCACAATACAATAGTTCGATGATCCCTGAATCTCTTATTCGCATTTCGTCACTTCTGTGGTAGAATGCGTTTCGTCTCAAATGAAGTGTGGGCTCAGGTAACACAGGGTTTCCATCGTATTTAGTAAACTTCTTTACAAGTTGTCCCCATTCGGAATAAATCTTAATAGGCTTGTGATGAGGTTTCAGTTGCACTTCTATAAATCATAAATAGAGAAACTGTTaaaggacaaaacaaaacagatttTTTATGTATGCAAAGAACTACCTAATTCTGGTGAAATCATCCACAATGCAAAGACATTTAGAGCAACTGGAGGTAATCGTAGTTCTTCAGCTTCCATCAgtgtttttaaaattgttgCAGAGTTGGTGTTGACACCGTGTTCAACATCAATACAAACACAGGTTCCATTACTAAGGAAAACACACACTGCGAAAATGGATTAAAAATGGTGAATCAAACAGGATAATCTCAAATAATATTGGTTTACTCACATTGACCATTTGGAATACGGGGAGGAGAAGGTTTATCAGCCATAGCTGCACCAGTAGCAGACATTGCACGATTCATAACATGACTTGACAAAGTTGACACAGAGGCGATACTAGACATTTCTGACTGATCCTTTTCATTTAACAATGTGGGATAgttccttgcatcttcttggcttaaaatattttgagtTGAATAAACCATACTAGGAAATTTCTGTTTAGTATACTCCACAGGAATGACTTTAACAAAACTGTGGTGTTGTGAATCTCCATAACATTCACTATCTTTGTGACTTCCTTCACAACCTGACTCATTTAAATTGTGATTACCAATAGCCATCAATTTGATAACCTATGCATATATACAAAGATATCGTTAAGATGTTATTTCAAATCAAGGCGCAGGTACAAATCAGATCATACGTCGTTAGAATGCACTGAGTCGAAGTCGGTTGTAGAGTTGTGAAGTTTCATGTGATTACCAGCCAAACCGCGATTGTCCATGATAGTCGAGTCGGGAGAGGAAAGAAGGCTTCGCTATGTTTAAATAACGCATCGAAGAAATAGAACTACAAGCAAAtcttggaaaaacaaaaatattccGAATTTATCACACATGGATTTGGCGGAACATAGTAAAGAACTGTCAAAACCGatattgactttttttttacgaaataaCGATAAGTACGCCATCTAACGAAttttgaataacaaaaatgccaTCTACAGGATGCCAAAAACAAACTAGCTGTCTGAATTCAAACGTGAAGAAAAATCtagtgaaataaaaatagataaaataaCCATTTTGAGCCTGCTTTTATATGAAAACGTAATCAGTATCATGGAAATCTTCTGTACTCTATAAGGcagcaagaaaaaatggggaggagttttgtttgtctgttACATTGGGCttttgctgtgattggctAGCGGGGCCACTAACCGCCGCCAGCTGGAGTGAATCGGTGGGATGGGGTTTTGGAACGCCAAAATGTGGATGGAAACGTGGATATAAGCAACTTTACAGTACACGAGCATTGCTTATAACGGGTGGGCGACAGCATGTAAGCCGACGGGCAGGGATAGCGGGTGCtttgcaaaataataatgactaaatatatgtttaaaaaatattaaaatatttaatatttaaaatatttaaatagcatgacaacaaagattcgaacccGTGAAAACAGCATGACAGCTGCGA
The nucleotide sequence above comes from Daphnia carinata strain CSIRO-1 chromosome 3, CSIRO_AGI_Dcar_HiC_V3, whole genome shotgun sequence. Encoded proteins:
- the LOC130698620 gene encoding putative FERM domain-containing protein FRMD8P1 → MDNRGLAGNHMKLHNSTTDFDSVHSNDVIKLMAIGNHNLNESGCEGSHKDSECYGDSQHHSFVKVIPVEYTKQKFPSMVYSTQNILSQEDARNYPTLLNEKDQSEMSSIASVSTLSSHVMNRAMSATGAAMADKPSPPRIPNGQLCVFLSNGTCVCIDVEHGVNTNSATILKTLMEAEELRLPPVALNVFALWMISPELEVQLKPHHKPIKIYSEWGQLVKKFTKYDGNPVLPEPTLHLRRNAFYHRSDEMRIRDSGIIELLYCEAKNNVLIGRYPCDLPETFLLGSFVARVNLGNFISQQHTPMFFRSRLRDYLPSYACVKSTPWSLVWPLSKLQRPDKTAPESLIVEQLKKLPNNIPSQRLMLNYLKRCWARPYYGAAFFCGQIEERRTSHLSSWFTAGDLEIQVAVSSVGVYLIQQHEGTVLLGLKYGEFIWDCAFPYRLDDPDCFPCIFLQFASPPSSPRDGNDTCVIQIFSKQAVMVNALIAYYTNRQRRNSTAAANATTDEIDGGIHGEQDLDDVMAPLTNPSQTELLDSCLTNKLHRLSLATFDDEGRCLISTGSLAVIR